The Flavobacterium johnsoniae UW101 genomic interval TACGAATCGTATCAATAAGGCAACGATGGTTATAATGAATGCATAGCCAATATAAGGTAATATCATATCATCTTCAATATCCTTTAATACATATCTAAAATTAAGTCCAATCAGGATAAAGATTAATCCGTTTAATAAAAAGATGATAATATCCCATAAACTTCGGGAACTGTTTTTTAAACTTTCAGGAAATATTTTTTTGCTGAAACGCGCAATCGCCAACCCGGAAATAACCACGGCAATAACTCCGGAAACATGTAAATGCTCTGCAATTAAATAAGTTACAAAAGGCATTAAAAGCATGAAACTAATCGTGACATTTGAATTTTTGTGGACTTTTTTTAAAATAACAGCCAGAATTTTTGACATTACAAATCCTGCCAGAAAACCTCCTCCTAATAATAAAATAAACTGCAGTGCTGCCTGCCAGATTATAAAAGCAGATCCCAGTACGGCAGCAACAGCAAATCTGTAAGCTACTAATGCCGAAGCATCATTTATCAAACTTTCGCCTTCAAGAATGGTAATGGTTTTATGAGATATTCCTAATCCTTTTGTGATACTTACAGCGGCAACGGCATCGGTTGCAGAAAGAATAGCTCCGAGTACAAATGCGAGAGGCCAGGTTATATTAGGAATCATATAATGAGCCACAACAGCAATCCAGAATGTAGTAAGAAAAACTAAAGTAATGGCTAGTGTGCTTATCGTATTGATATTGGTTTTGAAATCTTTAGGAGAGATATTAAATGATGCATCATATAATAATGGCGGCAGAAATAATAAAAAAATAATTTCAGGATTGATTTCAATTTCGGTCATCGTTGGAATAAAACCAATGGCAATTCCCACAATCACTAAAAGAATAGGGTAGGGAAGTTTTGCTTTATCAGCAAAGGCAGATAGTCCGATAACAATGGCAAGTATGAATATAATGATGCTGTAATTTTCCATTTTTTAGATTTAGAAAAATGCTAATGTAATTAATTTCGGTATTTAATTAAAAATATTCTGATTTGGTAAATGTAAAAGTTCTAATGAAAATTATTGACTTAGCCCCGATAGAAGCGGCATCCTTTTATGGCGTTGTTCGCCATAAAAGATACAGCGGAGAGCGGGAAACAGCTCCTGAATAATGACATGGAAATTAGTATTATGCCACGAATGTCAGTCTTGAAAAATGTCATGTTGTCAGATGATTATTAATGTGTCAATACCAAAACTGACATTTTACTTTGGTTTTTTATATTGGCACAAAGATTGACTTATGCCACCTGAGTTATAAAAAAATAAATCAAAATTAAATATATAAAAAATGGGTAAAATAATCGGAATTGACTTAGGTACGACGAACTCTTGTGTTTCTGTAATGGAAGGTAACGAAGCAGTTGTTATCCCTAATGCAGAAGGAAAAAGAACGACTCCATCTATCATCGCTTTTGTTGAAGGTGGCGAAATTAAAGTAGGGGATCCTGCAAAAAGACAAGCAGTAACGAATCCTACAAAAACGATTGCTTCTATTAAACGTTTTATGGGACACACTTTTGCTGAAACTCAAGATGAGGCAAAAAGAGTTCCTTACAGTGTTGTAAAAGGTGACAACAATACGCCGCGTGTGGATATTGACGGTCGTTTATACACTGCTCAAGAATTGTCTGCAATGACACTTCAAAAAATGAAAAAAACTGCTGAAGACTATTTAGGTCAAACAGTAACTGAGGCAGTTATTACAGTTCCTGCTTACTTTAACGATGCTCAGCGTCAGGCTACAAAAGAAGCTGGTGAAATCGCTGGTCTTAAAGTTATGCGTATCATCAACGAGCCAACTGCTGCTGCACTTG includes:
- a CDS encoding Na+/H+ antiporter, which produces MENYSIIIFILAIVIGLSAFADKAKLPYPILLVIVGIAIGFIPTMTEIEINPEIIFLLFLPPLLYDASFNISPKDFKTNINTISTLAITLVFLTTFWIAVVAHYMIPNITWPLAFVLGAILSATDAVAAVSITKGLGISHKTITILEGESLINDASALVAYRFAVAAVLGSAFIIWQAALQFILLLGGGFLAGFVMSKILAVILKKVHKNSNVTISFMLLMPFVTYLIAEHLHVSGVIAVVISGLAIARFSKKIFPESLKNSSRSLWDIIIFLLNGLIFILIGLNFRYVLKDIEDDMILPYIGYAFIITIVALLIRFVRIFLQKINLQKAFQKNRKGRRKISEDALLDFKNSIILGWSGMRGIVSLAIAIGLPRFLEDGNPFPERNAIIFISVAVVLFTLIGQGLTLPFIVKKLNSKPEQIES